From Chaetodon auriga isolate fChaAug3 chromosome 10, fChaAug3.hap1, whole genome shotgun sequence, a single genomic window includes:
- the ankrd33aa gene encoding photoreceptor ankyrin repeat protein, protein MATANYDPHLGAGPSEDSEILLDDSDSDSVLSDDSVLPDYEKDEKPTEPAKTLYEACIKNDPTSLSRILERGVTKDEAMELDINGRNGLMVAVSKGFVDIVTLLHTCPLIDINLQDNDGNTALMIAAQAGFITILNYIINYYTGVDTEIRDPRGFTALIKAGLQGREECVSALIMHGADMNAMDLFQGRGLKDWVIRTGGFETLKRIRSLQAHPVAEQFCESYIPEWPELKQLVAKATAAKTASQKLRQRLKDSLSFSFPHDPQENGVLDHMVRMTTGIHSPLVATGCHPLCPSSPPEIGKRRFAIPELVEKYGSKQLEESTVSHSKGSVTSASPTAVSATSVSLTSCCQDAERRESMPPGGVRSFIPRSMAHRNSIFPSGCIPKIEVTKSGEPTPKKEKKKKRQRGYLEPPVWKYKEAKEEKKREKRQQEKDQQKKCKGSKNSSSQK, encoded by the exons ATGGCCACTGCAAATTATGACCCCCACCTGGGCGCAGGCCCATCTGAGGACTCAGAGATCCTCCTGGATGATTCTGACTCAGATAGCGTGCTTTCTGATGACTCGGTGCTGCCCGACTATGAAAAGGATGAAAAGCCCACAGAGCCGGCTAAGACATTGTATGAGGCCTGCATTAAGAATGACCCCACATCCCTGAGCAGAATCCTGGAGAGAGGAGTCACTAAAGATGAGGCCATGGAGCTGGACATCAATGGCAGG AATGGGCTGATGGTGGCTGTGAGCAAGGGATTTGTAGACATCGTCACCCTGCTGCACACGTGTCCATTAATAGACATCAACCTCCAAGACAATGATGGAAATACTGCTCTTATGATTGCTGCCCAGGCAG GCTTCATCACCATTCTAAACTATATCATTAACTACTACACCGGTGTGGACACTGAGATCAGGGACCCCCGCGGCTTCACAGCCCTCATCAAGGCTGGCCTGCAGGGCcgagaggagtgtgtgtctgccctgATAATGCATG GTGCTGATATGAATGCTATGGACCTGTTCCAAGGGAGAGGTCTAAAGGACTGGGTCATTAGGACAGGAGGGTTTGAGACTCTCAAAAGAATACGCAGCCTGCAGGCTCATCCTGTCGCTGAGCAGTTCTGTGAAAGCTACATTCCAGAGTGGCCTGAGCTAAAGCAACTGGTAGCAAAGGCCACCGCCGCCAAAACAGCCAGTCAGAAGCTGAGGCAGCGCTTAAAAGACAGCCTTTCTTTCAGCTTCCCTCACGACCCCCAAGAAAATGGGGTATTGGACCATATGGTGCGGATGACCACAGGCATCCATAGCCCCCTGGTGGCCACTGGTTGCCACCCACTCTGTCCCAGCAGCCCCCCAGAGATTGGAAAGCGACGGTTTGCCATCCCTGAACTGGTTGAAAAGTACGGCAgcaagcagctggaggagagcacAGTGTCCCACAGTAAAGGCTCTGTCACCTCAGCTTCTCCCACTGCTGTGTCAGCCACCTCCGTATCTCTGACCTCCTGCTGCCAGGACGCAGAGCGCAGGGAAAGCATGCCGCCAGGTGGCGTGAGGAGCTTCATTCCCCGCAGCATGGCACACAGGAACAGCATCTTCCCCTCAGGCTGTATTCCTAAGATTGAAGTGACAAAGTCTGGGGAGCCCACtccaaagaaagagaaaaagaagaaaaggcagagggGCTACCTGGAGCCTCCAGTCTGGAAGTACAAGGAGgccaaggaggagaaaaagagggagaagaggcaGCAGGAAAAGGACCAACAGAAAAAATGCAAGGGGTCCAAAAATTCCTCGAGCCAAAAATGA